From Cognatishimia activa, one genomic window encodes:
- the nuoK gene encoding NADH-quinone oxidoreductase subunit NuoK: MIGLEHYLTVAATLFVIGIFGLFLNRKNVIILLMSIELMLLAVNINLVAFSSFLGDLVGQVFTLFVLTVAAAEAAIGLAILVSFFRNRGTIAVEDVNVMKG; this comes from the coding sequence ATGATCGGACTTGAACATTACCTGACGGTGGCGGCGACGCTTTTCGTCATCGGCATTTTCGGGCTTTTCCTGAACCGGAAGAACGTCATCATCCTTTTGATGTCGATCGAACTGATGCTGCTGGCGGTGAACATCAACCTTGTGGCCTTCTCAAGCTTCCTTGGGGATCTGGTGGGGCAGGTTTTCACACTCTTCGTTCTGACCGTGGCCGCCGCTGAGGCCGCCATTGGCCTAGCGATCCTTGTCAGCTTCTTCCGCAACCGTGGCACTATCGCGGTTGAAGACGTCAACGTGATGAAAGGCTAA
- a CDS encoding NADH-quinone oxidoreductase subunit J, giving the protein MTIAALAFYLFAFCVIAGGLLTVISKNPVHSVLWLILAFISSAGLFVLLGAEFVAMLLIIVYVGAVAVLFLFVVMMLDVDFAELKAGMAQYMPIAILIGVVLLMQFGLAFGSWTEAEQAASLREAVAPEGVENTAALGLLIYDQYFLLFQLAGLILLVAMIGAIVLTIRHRRDVKRQNVLEQMWRDPADAMELKDIKPGQGL; this is encoded by the coding sequence ATGACAATTGCAGCTCTGGCATTTTATCTTTTTGCCTTCTGCGTGATAGCAGGCGGTCTGCTGACCGTGATCAGCAAGAACCCGGTGCATTCCGTGCTTTGGCTGATCCTGGCCTTCATCAGCTCGGCTGGCTTGTTTGTTCTGCTCGGCGCTGAATTCGTCGCGATGCTTCTGATCATCGTCTACGTGGGCGCGGTGGCCGTGCTCTTCCTGTTTGTCGTCATGATGCTGGATGTAGACTTTGCCGAACTCAAAGCGGGCATGGCGCAATATATGCCCATCGCGATCCTGATTGGGGTGGTTTTGCTAATGCAATTCGGTCTGGCCTTTGGCTCTTGGACCGAAGCAGAGCAAGCCGCGAGCCTGCGTGAAGCCGTTGCGCCGGAAGGTGTGGAAAATACCGCCGCATTGGGTCTGCTTATTTACGACCAATACTTCCTTCTGTTCCAACTTGCCGGGCTGATCCTGCTGGTCGCGATGATCGGTGCGATTGTCCTAACCATCCGTCACCGCCGCGACGTGAAGCGCCAGAACGTGCTGGAGCAGATGTGGCGTGATCCAGCGGATGCGATGGAACTGAAAGACATTAAACCGGGGCAGGGCCTGTAA
- the nuoG gene encoding NADH-quinone oxidoreductase subunit NuoG — protein sequence MSDLRKINIDGTEVEVDGAMTLIQACEEAGVEVPRFCYHERLSIAGNCRMCLVEVVGGPPKPAASCAMQVRDLRPGPEGQAPVVKTNSPMVKKAREGVMEFMLINHPLDCPICDQGGECDLQDQAMAYGLAGTRFKEAKRAVDDLDLGPLVSTTMTRCISCTRCVRFTTEIAGITQMGQTGRGEDAEITSYLNQTLDSNLQGNIIDLCPVGALTSKPYAFTARPWELTKTETIDVMDALGSNIRVDTKGREVMRILPRNHDGVNEEWISDKTRFVWDGLRRQRLDRPYVRENGKLRPATWGEALSKAAEAMKGRKVAGLIGDLVSTEAAYALKALVEGQGGKVECRTDNARLPIGNRSGYVGTASVEDIDSAKAIMLIGTNPEVEAPVLNARIRKAWLNGAKIGVVGPKLDLSYEYFHIGEDRKALEGLLGPNTKDALGKDTLVILGQGAIGEADGLAVLAHAQKFAEMTESKFLVLHTAASRVGAMDVGAVTEGGMLAATEGAEVIFNLGADEVEIDAGPFVIYQGSHGDRGANRADVILPAAAYTEENGLFVNTEGRPQLAMRANFAPGEAKENWAILRALSAELGEALPYDSLAQLRTAIIKEVPHLKKVDQVIENEWQPLELDKLGDATFRTSIKDFYLTNPIARASTLMAELSANAKARSETKIAAE from the coding sequence ATGTCTGACCTACGCAAGATCAACATTGACGGGACCGAAGTGGAAGTCGACGGCGCGATGACGCTGATCCAGGCCTGTGAAGAGGCCGGGGTCGAGGTTCCGCGCTTCTGCTACCACGAACGTCTGTCCATCGCGGGCAACTGCCGGATGTGTCTTGTTGAGGTCGTGGGCGGCCCGCCAAAACCAGCCGCGTCTTGCGCGATGCAGGTGCGGGATTTGCGTCCCGGTCCTGAAGGGCAGGCGCCAGTTGTCAAAACCAACTCGCCTATGGTGAAGAAAGCCCGCGAAGGTGTGATGGAGTTCATGCTGATCAACCACCCGCTGGATTGCCCGATCTGCGACCAGGGTGGTGAGTGTGATCTACAGGATCAGGCGATGGCTTATGGCTTGGCGGGTACGCGTTTCAAAGAAGCAAAGCGCGCAGTGGATGATCTGGACCTTGGTCCGCTAGTCTCAACCACCATGACCCGCTGTATTTCCTGCACCCGCTGCGTGCGTTTCACCACGGAAATCGCGGGCATCACCCAGATGGGCCAGACCGGTCGCGGCGAAGATGCCGAGATCACCAGCTATCTGAACCAGACCTTGGACAGCAACCTGCAGGGCAATATTATCGACCTCTGCCCAGTTGGTGCGCTGACCTCCAAACCTTACGCCTTTACCGCGCGCCCGTGGGAGCTGACCAAGACAGAAACCATCGACGTGATGGATGCTCTGGGCTCTAACATTCGTGTGGACACGAAGGGTCGCGAAGTGATGCGCATTCTTCCGCGTAACCATGATGGCGTGAATGAAGAGTGGATTTCAGACAAGACCCGCTTTGTCTGGGACGGGTTGCGTCGTCAGCGTTTGGATCGCCCGTATGTGCGCGAAAACGGCAAGCTGCGTCCGGCCACATGGGGCGAAGCGCTGAGCAAAGCCGCCGAAGCCATGAAGGGCAGGAAAGTTGCGGGTCTGATTGGTGATCTTGTCTCCACCGAAGCGGCATACGCCCTAAAAGCGTTGGTTGAAGGGCAGGGCGGTAAAGTCGAATGCCGTACTGACAATGCGCGTCTGCCGATTGGGAACCGTTCTGGTTACGTTGGCACGGCTTCTGTAGAAGACATCGACAGCGCGAAAGCGATCATGCTGATCGGCACCAACCCAGAAGTCGAAGCACCGGTTCTGAACGCGCGCATCCGCAAGGCGTGGCTGAATGGCGCGAAGATCGGCGTGGTCGGTCCGAAATTGGATCTGTCTTACGAATACTTCCACATCGGCGAAGATCGCAAAGCGCTGGAAGGACTGCTTGGCCCGAACACGAAAGACGCACTAGGCAAAGACACTCTGGTTATTCTCGGGCAGGGCGCGATTGGTGAAGCAGACGGTCTGGCTGTACTGGCGCATGCTCAGAAATTTGCCGAGATGACGGAAAGCAAGTTCCTTGTTCTGCACACAGCAGCATCTCGTGTCGGCGCAATGGACGTGGGCGCGGTGACCGAAGGTGGCATGCTGGCCGCGACCGAGGGTGCTGAAGTCATCTTTAATCTGGGCGCAGACGAAGTTGAAATCGATGCAGGACCGTTTGTGATCTACCAAGGCTCTCATGGCGATCGGGGTGCAAACCGCGCTGACGTGATCCTGCCAGCGGCGGCTTACACGGAAGAGAACGGTCTCTTCGTGAACACCGAGGGTCGCCCACAGCTCGCGATGCGTGCGAATTTTGCGCCGGGTGAAGCCAAGGAAAACTGGGCGATCCTGAGGGCGCTTTCTGCGGAACTCGGCGAAGCATTGCCCTATGATAGCCTTGCGCAGCTGCGCACTGCCATTATCAAAGAAGTTCCGCACCTGAAGAAGGTCGACCAAGTCATTGAAAATGAATGGCAACCTTTGGAGCTTGATAAGCTCGGCGATGCGACTTTCCGCACCTCTATCAAAGACTTCTACCTGACAAACCCAATCGCCCGCGCGAGCACATTGATGGCGGAACTCTCTGCCAACGCCAAAGCGCGTAGCGAAACCAAGATCGCAGCGGAGTAA
- a CDS encoding DUF5337 domain-containing protein has product MTGTERDQLLARKGRMLSLVIAGTLIIWMLLQVISPMIGLPGRFALLFDFAAMAALVWALVNVYQLWRARREEEG; this is encoded by the coding sequence ATGACGGGAACCGAAAGAGATCAGCTGCTGGCGCGCAAAGGGCGCATGCTGAGCCTTGTGATTGCAGGGACGTTGATCATCTGGATGCTTCTGCAAGTCATTTCACCAATGATTGGACTGCCGGGGCGTTTTGCTCTGCTGTTTGATTTCGCGGCGATGGCGGCGCTGGTTTGGGCGCTGGTCAATGTTTATCAGCTCTGGCGCGCGCGCCGGGAAGAAGAAGGGTAA
- the nuoH gene encoding NADH-quinone oxidoreductase subunit NuoH, giving the protein MADFFTTPLGLGVLIIAQVLAVVGFVMVSLLFLVYGDRKIWAAVQMRRGPNVVGAWGLLQTVADALKYIVKEIVVPAGADKTVFLLAPLTSFVLAMIAWAVIPFNDGWVLSDINVAILYVFAVSSLEVYGVIMGGWASNSKYPFLGSLRSAAQMISYEVSIGLIIIGVIITTGSMNFGDIVKAQDGDYGFFSWYWLPHFPMVFLFFISALAETNRPPFDLPEAESELVAGYQVEYSSTPFLLFMAGEYIAIFLMCALTSLLFFGGWLSPIPGLPDGVLWMVGKMACFFFIFAMVKAITPRYRYDQLMRIGWKVFLPLSLVWVVVVAFLAKFEAFGGAYARWAIGG; this is encoded by the coding sequence ATGGCTGACTTCTTTACCACCCCCCTCGGACTAGGCGTCCTGATCATCGCGCAAGTATTGGCCGTTGTTGGCTTTGTGATGGTCTCGCTTCTGTTCCTTGTTTACGGGGACCGCAAGATCTGGGCGGCTGTGCAAATGCGGCGCGGACCAAACGTGGTTGGCGCTTGGGGCTTGCTCCAGACCGTGGCTGACGCGCTGAAATACATCGTGAAAGAGATCGTGGTGCCTGCGGGGGCGGACAAAACAGTCTTCCTGCTTGCGCCGCTGACATCCTTTGTTCTGGCGATGATCGCCTGGGCCGTGATCCCGTTCAACGATGGCTGGGTACTGTCCGACATCAACGTGGCGATCCTCTATGTTTTCGCGGTCTCTTCGCTGGAAGTCTACGGCGTGATCATGGGCGGTTGGGCATCGAACTCGAAGTACCCTTTCCTTGGCTCTCTGCGCTCTGCGGCGCAGATGATTTCTTACGAGGTTTCCATCGGTCTGATCATCATCGGCGTGATCATCACCACTGGGTCTATGAACTTCGGTGACATCGTAAAGGCACAGGACGGCGACTATGGCTTCTTCAGCTGGTACTGGCTGCCACACTTCCCGATGGTCTTCCTGTTCTTTATCAGCGCCTTGGCGGAAACCAACCGCCCGCCGTTCGACCTGCCAGAAGCGGAATCCGAACTCGTTGCAGGTTACCAAGTAGAGTATTCCTCCACACCGTTCCTGCTGTTCATGGCCGGTGAATATATCGCCATCTTCCTGATGTGCGCGTTGACATCGCTCCTGTTCTTCGGTGGTTGGCTCTCCCCAATCCCAGGTCTGCCAGATGGCGTGCTGTGGATGGTTGGCAAAATGGCCTGCTTCTTCTTCATCTTCGCGATGGTGAAGGCGATCACGCCACGCTACCGTTATGACCAGCTGATGCGCATCGGTTGGAAGGTCTTCCTGCCGCTGTCGCTCGTTTGGGTGGTCGTAGTGGCATTCCTCGCAAAATTCGAAGCCTTCGGCGGTGCATATGCACGCTGGGCGATTGGAGGCTGA
- the nuoE gene encoding NADH-quinone oxidoreductase subunit NuoE: protein MLRRLYHEQPDSFTFTPANQAWAEAQITKYPEGRQASAVIPLLWRAQEQEGWVTKPAIEYIADMLDMAYIRVLEVTSFYFMFQMQPVGSVAHLQICGTTSCMICGAEDLIAVCKEKIAANPHELSADGKFSWEEVECLGACTNAPMAQIGKDYYEDLTADGLAKMIDEMAAGNVPVPGPQNGRYAAEPLSGLTSLTEFDSGKTQYNASAQLATDLGDSIKRIDGSEVPLTTPWIGKDGKVAGRDTAEPTPKAPAPAKPAVKQAEEAKKAEKPAKKPAAKKPAKKATDSGTDDLKELKGVGPALEKKLHDAGVTSFAQIAAWGADDIAEMDDKLSFKGRIERDGWIEQAKKLAAGEATEFSKKVKKGDVY, encoded by the coding sequence ATGCTCCGCCGTCTTTATCACGAACAACCGGATAGTTTCACCTTCACTCCGGCGAACCAAGCTTGGGCTGAAGCGCAGATCACTAAGTATCCTGAGGGCCGTCAGGCCTCTGCTGTGATCCCACTTTTGTGGCGCGCGCAGGAGCAGGAGGGCTGGGTCACGAAGCCAGCGATCGAGTATATCGCGGACATGCTGGATATGGCCTATATTCGGGTGCTGGAAGTCACGTCTTTCTACTTTATGTTTCAGATGCAACCTGTTGGTTCCGTTGCGCATTTGCAGATTTGCGGAACCACTTCCTGCATGATTTGTGGCGCTGAAGATCTGATTGCGGTTTGTAAAGAAAAGATTGCTGCCAACCCTCATGAGCTTTCTGCAGATGGCAAGTTTAGCTGGGAAGAGGTGGAATGTCTGGGTGCTTGTACAAACGCCCCGATGGCGCAGATCGGTAAAGACTATTACGAGGACCTGACTGCAGACGGTCTCGCCAAAATGATCGATGAGATGGCGGCGGGCAATGTGCCTGTGCCGGGGCCTCAGAACGGGCGTTATGCGGCAGAGCCTTTGTCTGGGCTGACATCGCTGACCGAATTTGATAGCGGCAAGACGCAGTATAACGCATCGGCACAGCTGGCAACTGATCTGGGTGACAGCATCAAGCGGATCGATGGTTCTGAAGTGCCTTTGACGACACCTTGGATTGGTAAAGACGGCAAGGTTGCTGGCCGGGATACGGCTGAGCCTACACCTAAGGCGCCTGCGCCAGCAAAACCTGCTGTGAAGCAGGCGGAAGAGGCTAAGAAAGCCGAAAAGCCAGCCAAGAAACCTGCTGCGAAAAAGCCGGCTAAGAAAGCGACTGATTCAGGTACAGATGATCTGAAAGAACTGAAAGGCGTCGGACCTGCACTTGAGAAAAAGCTGCATGACGCAGGCGTGACAAGCTTTGCGCAAATCGCAGCCTGGGGTGCAGATGATATCGCTGAGATGGACGACAAACTGTCGTTCAAAGGGCGCATTGAGCGTGATGGATGGATCGAACAAGCAAAGAAACTCGCGGCAGGTGAAGCCACAGAGTTTTCCAAGAAAGTCAAAAAAGGTGACGTTTATTAA
- a CDS encoding NADH:ubiquinone oxidoreductase, producing the protein MGQTDQNKTCSAVCWVIAAVLGIILFFLLTPAVAFLIALILAVVAVFVLAMLFKKFFCSNAPEAVEAAPAPAPASPAPEPAPAPEPEVEAVATAAEPAAEEAPAEEAAPMEEDKPSAPAAAASAGAADNLKLLKGVGPALEKKLHAAGVTSFAQIAAWGPEDVAEMDDKLSFKGRIDRDNWIGQAKDLAGK; encoded by the coding sequence ATGGGACAAACAGATCAAAACAAAACGTGCAGCGCAGTGTGCTGGGTGATAGCGGCGGTATTGGGGATAATCCTCTTTTTCCTGCTTACACCGGCTGTGGCGTTCTTGATTGCATTAATCCTTGCGGTGGTGGCGGTGTTTGTTTTGGCGATGCTGTTTAAGAAGTTTTTTTGCAGCAACGCGCCTGAAGCGGTTGAAGCGGCACCCGCACCAGCTCCGGCTTCTCCAGCACCTGAGCCAGCTCCTGCACCGGAGCCTGAGGTAGAGGCGGTTGCGACCGCAGCCGAGCCCGCTGCCGAAGAAGCTCCTGCCGAAGAGGCGGCTCCGATGGAAGAGGACAAACCATCTGCTCCGGCAGCGGCAGCGAGTGCCGGTGCAGCGGATAATTTGAAATTACTGAAAGGCGTGGGACCTGCGCTGGAGAAAAAACTGCATGCGGCCGGAGTGACAAGCTTTGCGCAGATTGCAGCTTGGGGCCCAGAAGATGTGGCAGAGATGGACGATAAACTATCGTTCAAAGGTCGCATCGATCGGGACAATTGGATTGGTCAGGCGAAAGACCTGGCTGGGAAGTAA
- the nuoF gene encoding NADH-quinone oxidoreductase subunit NuoF — MLKDQDRIFTNLYGMHERTLAGAKQRGHWDGTAGIIEKGRDWIIDNMKASGLRGRGGAGFPTGLKWSFMPKESDGRPAYLVINADESEPGTCKDREIMRHDPHTLIEGALIASFAMNAHTCYIYLRGEYIREREALQAAIDECYDAGLLGRNAAGSGWDFDVFLHHGAGAYICGEETALIESLEGKKGMPRMKPPFPAGAGLYGCPTTVNNVESIAVVPTILRRGAEWFAGFGRANNAGTKLFAISGHVNNPCVVEEAMSISFEELIEKHCGGIRGGWDNLLAVIPGGSSVPCVRGENMRDATMDFDYLRNELGSGLGTAAVIVMDKQTDIIKAIWRLSKFYKHESCGQCTPCREGTGWMMRVMDRLVKGEADIEEIDMLWDVTKQVEGHTICALGDAAAWPIQGLIRNFREEIEDRIKSIKTGRVSAIAAE; from the coding sequence ATGCTCAAAGATCAGGACCGTATCTTTACCAACCTCTATGGCATGCACGAGCGCACGCTTGCGGGCGCGAAGCAGCGTGGCCATTGGGATGGCACGGCGGGCATCATCGAAAAAGGTCGCGACTGGATCATCGACAATATGAAGGCCTCTGGCCTGCGTGGTCGCGGCGGCGCGGGCTTCCCGACGGGGTTGAAGTGGTCCTTCATGCCGAAGGAAAGCGATGGACGCCCCGCGTATTTGGTGATCAACGCAGATGAATCCGAGCCAGGCACCTGTAAAGACCGCGAGATCATGCGCCATGATCCGCATACGCTGATCGAAGGGGCCTTAATTGCCTCCTTCGCGATGAATGCCCACACCTGCTACATCTACCTGCGCGGCGAATATATCCGCGAGCGCGAGGCGCTGCAGGCCGCCATCGACGAATGTTATGACGCGGGTCTTCTGGGTCGCAATGCCGCCGGTTCCGGTTGGGACTTTGACGTCTTCCTGCACCATGGCGCAGGGGCTTATATCTGCGGCGAAGAAACGGCTCTGATTGAAAGCCTTGAAGGCAAAAAGGGCATGCCGCGCATGAAACCGCCTTTCCCAGCGGGCGCAGGTCTTTATGGCTGCCCAACCACCGTGAACAACGTTGAATCCATCGCCGTTGTACCAACCATCCTGCGCCGCGGGGCCGAATGGTTTGCGGGCTTTGGTCGCGCGAACAATGCGGGCACCAAACTCTTTGCGATTTCGGGCCATGTGAACAACCCATGTGTGGTCGAAGAGGCCATGTCGATTTCATTCGAAGAGCTGATCGAGAAACACTGCGGTGGCATTCGCGGTGGCTGGGACAATCTTCTGGCGGTCATTCCGGGTGGGTCTTCCGTGCCTTGCGTGCGGGGTGAAAACATGCGCGATGCGACCATGGATTTTGATTACCTGCGCAATGAGCTGGGGTCGGGCCTTGGTACTGCTGCCGTGATCGTCATGGACAAGCAGACCGATATCATCAAAGCGATCTGGCGTCTTTCAAAGTTCTACAAACACGAAAGCTGCGGTCAGTGTACTCCGTGCCGTGAAGGCACCGGGTGGATGATGCGCGTGATGGACCGTCTGGTGAAAGGCGAGGCCGATATTGAAGAAATCGACATGCTTTGGGATGTGACCAAGCAAGTTGAAGGCCACACCATCTGCGCGCTTGGCGATGCAGCAGCTTGGCCAATTCAAGGTCTCATTCGTAATTTCCGCGAAGAGATTGAAGATCGCATTAAATCAATAAAGACAGGTCGCGTTTCAGCGATTGCAGCGGAGTAA
- a CDS encoding carboxymuconolactone decarboxylase family protein yields the protein MTDSSNPFEKMIQQYQDMAKSLNPALESFTPKGFEKLMPTMPKDMMEMFFGNTLNKDGLDAKTRLLLTLGALTVLGGQAEAQVRLTVKHLLEAGATKQEIVETIGQMSMFAGIPAMTKVMELAQEVMDASEEDDT from the coding sequence ATGACCGACTCTTCAAACCCGTTCGAAAAAATGATCCAGCAGTATCAGGATATGGCGAAATCGCTGAATCCTGCGCTGGAGTCCTTCACCCCGAAAGGGTTTGAAAAGCTGATGCCTACGATGCCCAAGGACATGATGGAAATGTTCTTTGGCAACACGCTGAACAAAGACGGTTTGGACGCAAAGACCCGTTTGCTGTTGACCTTAGGCGCTTTGACTGTGCTGGGCGGGCAGGCTGAGGCGCAGGTGCGTTTGACCGTGAAGCACTTGCTGGAAGCAGGTGCGACGAAACAAGAGATTGTCGAAACCATCGGCCAGATGTCGATGTTTGCAGGCATTCCAGCCATGACCAAAGTGATGGAACTCGCGCAAGAGGTCATGGACGCAAGCGAGGAAGACGACACATGA
- a CDS encoding DUF5333 domain-containing protein: MRMIMIAGLVATTLMSSTGIAQAKRPLEEVSSITDGLLWIGIADEIRNTCPSISARMFRALNRINSIHNEAKSLGYTKDEIETFRTSDANKAELRRRGEAYLAANGVKFDDPETYCAAGRAEIAKSSQIGTLLRAN, from the coding sequence ATGCGTATGATTATGATTGCGGGCCTTGTGGCCACCACTTTGATGTCCTCGACCGGTATTGCTCAGGCAAAACGGCCTTTGGAAGAGGTGTCCAGCATCACCGATGGCCTGCTTTGGATTGGTATTGCAGATGAGATCCGCAACACCTGCCCAAGCATTTCGGCGCGGATGTTCCGGGCGCTTAATCGCATCAACAGCATCCACAACGAAGCCAAGTCGCTTGGCTACACCAAAGATGAAATCGAAACCTTCCGCACAAGCGATGCCAATAAGGCAGAGTTGCGCCGCAGAGGCGAGGCCTATCTCGCGGCCAATGGCGTGAAGTTTGATGATCCCGAAACCTATTGTGCAGCTGGACGCGCGGAAATCGCAAAATCTAGCCAGATCGGCACGCTTTTAAGGGCGAACTAA
- the nuoI gene encoding NADH-quinone oxidoreductase subunit NuoI, producing MTQIDYTRAAKYFLLADFVKGFKLGFKYFFAPKATLNYPHEKGPLSPRFRGEHALRRYPNGEERCIACKLCEAICPAQAITIDAEPREDGSRRTTRYDIDMTKCIYCGFCQEACPVDAIVEGPNFEFATETREELFYDKEKLLENGERWEAEIARNLELDAPYR from the coding sequence ATGACCCAAATCGACTACACCCGCGCTGCCAAATATTTCCTGCTGGCGGATTTCGTCAAAGGCTTCAAGCTGGGTTTCAAATATTTCTTTGCCCCTAAAGCGACGCTGAACTACCCGCATGAAAAGGGGCCGCTTAGCCCACGTTTCCGTGGTGAACATGCGCTGCGCCGCTATCCAAATGGCGAAGAGCGCTGCATTGCCTGCAAACTCTGCGAGGCGATCTGCCCGGCACAGGCCATCACCATTGACGCGGAACCACGCGAAGATGGCAGCCGCCGCACCACGCGTTATGACATCGACATGACCAAATGCATCTACTGCGGTTTCTGCCAGGAAGCCTGCCCGGTGGATGCGATTGTCGAAGGTCCAAACTTTGAATTCGCGACCGAAACCCGGGAAGAACTGTTCTATGACAAGGAAAAACTCCTTGAGAACGGCGAACGCTGGGAAGCCGAGATCGCACGCAACCTAGAACTGGATGCACCTTACCGATGA